A part of Rhopalosiphum maidis isolate BTI-1 chromosome 3, ASM367621v3, whole genome shotgun sequence genomic DNA contains:
- the LOC113559650 gene encoding protein O-linked-mannose beta-1,2-N-acetylglucosaminyltransferase 1-like has translation MSDFSVRTYTKTMAAAAMRRNCCCWKRVRMLLVCSVILFVLINVILTLLTANRQTVESATAAAGVGYNTSSKWLQNGDAAKYISIEVLSSKNRVRICVDDATVIDDSDPLNNRGMHVVVLNQHTGMVMAQRVFDTYMDDEPLIGFLHRVSSGRIMIFAVKDEASFHLTNEGRRAMQMHTGAGGASASRSGTGSAAGGSLWLSELGWRDMWAMVAKHHNNDPEEEKNNGGVGGRVYGESYNSNPSLVVQHNSKNAPALSSWGTDVLLRVQVPLDVNRSHNNQNDEWCDSWITAGASEDNNDDGGDFVDSGSIIDDDIIVESPLARRQRFCSRIEGYGDVCSCAHPAPLDFHPLPIPDSNIDRVPVVIIAGNRADYLYRTIKSVLNARGVQRHMVTVHVDGYYDEPVEVARLLGVRAVQHMPAVGESSNAVGGGRITSNTNSRRRRVTQHYKSALTNTFSSLFPQADYAIVLEDDLDVSVDFFSFFSQTLPLLAAADDSTDGDGGSGSLYCISAWNDQGYEHTASRPDVLYRIDWMPGLGWMLKRSLYKDQLESEWPTVEKPWDWDMWMRSTKVQRGRQCIVPEVSRTYHFGSSRSVNVNPYFQHTYFGRHAFYNPNSAVNGANAGSHSGGTGGEYDDRGGLIRFKNIDKMTRITYLGWMERRIITEGQLLDHSRWPCRKKQWNNGGNKNNDKRVHDAGNRNYYQSDEEFFVIDEMMNNDNTIKSKKLFILYIKMEDPSGGNRNAANVAWTPLAKCLGIWDLDIRGHYKGMWRLYLNTDSQDDGTNADEEGIPAHIKSGSELFIISCPFSYFCKFKPMNVTALWYNSIGIGEDDDGGDDI, from the exons ATGAGCGATTTTTCCGTACGAACTTATACGAAAACTATGGCAGCTGCGGCCATGCGTCGCAACTGTTGTTGCTGGAAGCGTGTCAGG ATGTTACTCGTGTGCTCTGTCATCCTGTTTGTTCTGATCAACGTGATACTGACATTGCTCACCGCTAACCGCCAAACAGTCGAATCGGCTACTGCCGCTGCAGGTGTTGGTTACAATACCAGTAGTAAATGGCTTCAAAATGGCGACGCAGCAAAGTATATATCTATTGAAGTCTTGTCTAGTAAAAACCGTGTGAGGATATGTGTCGATGATGCAACG GTGATTGACGATAGTGATCCATTAAACAATAGAGGCATGCATGTCGTTGTCCTAAATCAACATACTGGTATGGTGATGGCTCAACGGGTATTTGACACATATATGGATGATGAACCACTCATTGGTTTTTTGCATCGAGTGTCCTCTGGCCGTATAATGATATTTGCTGTTAAA gaTGAGGCCTCATTCCATCTCACTAATGAAGGTAGACGTGCAATGCAAATGCATACTGGTGCAGGTGGTGCTAGTGCTAGTAGAAGTGGAACTGGATCCGCTGCAGGTGGATCATTATGGCTCTCTGAACTCGGTTGGCGTGATATGTGGGCAATGGTAGctaaacatcataataatgacccagaagaagaaaaaaataatggtggTGTTGGTGGTCGTGTATACGGAGAGAGTTATAATAGTAACCCGAGCTTAGTCGTACAGCACAACAGTAAGAATGCACCAGCCTTGTCTTCTTGGGGCACTGATGTTTTATTACGTGTACAAGTTCCACTCGACGTTAATCGTAGTCATAACAATCaaa ATGATGAGTGGTGTGATTCTTGGATAACAGCTGGTGCTTCTGaagataataatgatgatggtGGTGATTTTGTTGATAGTGGTTCCATTATTGATGATGACATTATAGTTGAATCACCACTGGCACGGAGGCAACGGTTCTGCAGTCGTATCGAGGGCTATGGTGATGTATGTAGTTGTGCACATCCTGCACCTTTGGATTTCCATCCATTACCt aTACCTGATTCAAATATTGATCGAGTACCTGTGGTAATAATAGCTGGTAATCGAGCTGACTATCTTTACag gacAATAAAATCTGTACTAAATGCTCGAGGTGTTCAACGACATATGGTTACTGTTCATGTGGACGGATACTATGATGAACCAGTTGAAGTAGCTCGGCTGTTGGGTGTAAGAGCTGTACAGCATATGCCTGCTGTAGGTGAATCATCCAATGCAGTTGGTGGAGGGCGTATTACAAGTAATACCAATTCACGCCGCCGTCGAGTTACACAGCATTACAAATCAGCCTTAACAAACACATTTAGTTCACTGTTCCCGCAGGCTGATTATGCTATTGTGTTGGAAGACGACTTAGATGTTTCTGTTGACTTTTTTAG CTTTTTCAGTCAGACTCTTCCATTGTTGGCTGCAGCTGACGACTCAACTGATGGTGATGGTGGTTCTGGATCACTGTACTGTATATCTGCATGGAATGACCAGGGATATGAACATACTGCTAGTCGACCAGATGTTTTATATCGAATTGACTGGATGCCAGGATTAGGATGGATGCTTAAAAGGTCTTTATACAAGGACCAGCTAGAATCAGAATGGCCAACAGTAGAGAAA cCCTGGGATTGGGATATGTGGATGCGATCAACCAAAGTGCAACGTGGACGACAATGTATAGTACCAGAAGTCAGCAGAACATATCATTTTGGATCATCTCGTTCTGTTAATGTGAATCCATATTTTCAGCATACATACTTTGGTCGTCATGCATTCTATAACCCTAATTCTGCTGTAAATGGAGCAAATGCTGGATCTCATAGTGGTGGAACTGGTGGAGAATATGACGATAGAGGGGGCCTGATTCGTTTCAAAAACATAGATaa GATGACTCGAATAACATACCTTGGGTGGATGGAACGTAGGATCATAACAGAAGGACAACTATTAGATCACAGTAGGTGGCCATGTCGAAAAAAACAATGGAATAATGGaggtaacaaaaataatgacaagAGAGTGCATGATGCTGGAAACAGAAACTATTATCAATCAGACGaagaattttttgttattgatgAAATGATGAATAAtgacaatacaattaaatctaaaaaattatttatattatatataaaaatggaagATCCATCTGGTGGCAATAGAAATGCAGCAAATGTTGCTTGGACTCCTTTGGCAAAG TGCTTAGGCATATGGGACCTAGACATTAGAGGACATTATAAGGGAATGTGGCGACTATATCTTAATACTGATAGTCAAGATGATGGAACAAATGCAGATGAAGAAGGAATTCCAGCACATATTAAGAGCGGTtccgaattatttattatcagttGCCCATTCTCATACTTTTG cAAATTCAAGCCGATGAATGTAACTGCATTATGGTACAACAGTATTGGTATTGGTGAGGATGATGATGGCGGAGACGATATTTAG